A DNA window from Nitrospirota bacterium contains the following coding sequences:
- a CDS encoding ABC transporter ATP-binding protein yields the protein MIEIVNLHKAFGNKHVLNGVDLKIETGESIVVIGGSGSGKSVLLKHIIGILKPDEGQVFIDGVDITDLKENELYEVRKKFGMLFQMAALFDSLTVWENVGFALIRQKKMHLREIREIVAEKLRSVGLSGVEDLMPSELSGGMKKRVGLARAIANEPEILLYDEPTTGLDPIMADAINDLIVKMRKNLAVTSVAITHDMYSAYKIADRIAMLYEGRIIQVGTPDEIKETENPIVRQFITGSASGPIKIEGVHYEKDFNRT from the coding sequence ATGATCGAGATCGTGAATCTCCACAAGGCGTTCGGGAACAAACACGTGCTCAATGGTGTCGACCTGAAGATAGAAACCGGCGAAAGTATAGTAGTCATCGGAGGGAGCGGTTCCGGAAAAAGCGTTCTCCTTAAACACATCATTGGTATCCTGAAACCTGATGAAGGGCAGGTGTTCATAGACGGGGTTGATATAACAGATCTCAAGGAGAATGAACTCTATGAAGTAAGAAAAAAATTTGGTATGCTTTTTCAGATGGCAGCCCTGTTTGATTCGCTTACTGTATGGGAAAATGTGGGATTTGCGCTTATTAGGCAGAAAAAAATGCATTTGCGCGAGATAAGGGAGATTGTAGCAGAAAAGCTACGCTCTGTCGGACTCTCCGGTGTTGAAGACCTGATGCCGTCAGAGCTGTCCGGAGGCATGAAAAAAAGGGTTGGTCTTGCAAGGGCAATAGCGAACGAACCGGAAATACTTCTCTATGATGAACCTACTACCGGACTGGACCCTATCATGGCAGATGCCATAAATGATCTTATTGTCAAAATGAGAAAGAATCTCGCAGTGACATCTGTTGCAATAACTCATGATATGTACAGCGCATACAAAATTGCCGACAGAATCGCCATGCTGTACGAGGGGAGAATTATTCAGGTTGGCACTCCTGATGAGATAAAGGAAACTGAAAACCCGATAGTCAGGCAGTTCATAACCGGAAGCGCTTCGGGGCCGATTAAGATAGAAGGAGTCCATTATGAAAAAGATTTCAACAGAACTTAA
- a CDS encoding tetratricopeptide repeat protein gives MFLVRFLRLFFLIFFGLWIISACALPRIVVLDDPLSPEERLNLGVTYEHKGELENALKEYETASRKLPVAYLYMGNIYFMKHDYEQAEKYYKKAITKIPGIADSYNNLAWLYYVKRERLDEAERLSLKAIEMNPSKKDIYQDTLEKIRAARAQ, from the coding sequence ATGTTCCTCGTACGATTTCTCCGGCTGTTTTTTCTGATTTTTTTTGGGCTCTGGATAATAAGCGCCTGTGCCCTTCCCAGAATAGTCGTGCTGGATGATCCGCTGAGCCCTGAGGAGCGTCTGAACCTTGGCGTTACATATGAACACAAAGGAGAACTCGAGAATGCCTTAAAAGAATATGAGACTGCTTCAAGAAAACTACCCGTTGCATACCTTTATATGGGAAATATCTATTTCATGAAGCATGATTACGAACAGGCGGAAAAATACTACAAAAAGGCGATTACGAAGATACCCGGGATCGCCGATTCTTATAATAATCTTGCCTGGCTCTATTATGTCAAAAGGGAACGCCTCGATGAAGCTGAAAGACTTTCTTTGAAGGCGATTGAAATGAACCCTTCAAAAAAAGATATATATCAAGATACCTTGGAAAAAATACGCGCGGCACGGGCACAATGA
- the thpR gene encoding RNA 2',3'-cyclic phosphodiesterase, protein MRCFIAIGIPEQVRKEIGAFLEVLKKHDADVKWVLPANLHLTLKFLGTTPDILLPRIKESLKSIVSTYNPFCIKIHSTGAFPNKRYPRVIWTGIEDTEILKRLVNDIDHCMSLIGYKREGREYTPHLTLGRVRAQRGIINVLSELDNYRNKEFGTFSVESVILMKSELKPKGAEYSSLADISLGMSNHL, encoded by the coding sequence TTGCGGTGTTTTATTGCAATAGGAATTCCGGAACAGGTAAGAAAAGAGATAGGAGCGTTCCTTGAGGTGCTGAAAAAGCATGACGCTGACGTCAAGTGGGTACTCCCTGCAAACCTCCACCTCACACTCAAGTTTCTCGGCACTACCCCTGATATTCTTCTCCCCCGGATAAAAGAATCCCTTAAAAGCATTGTTTCAACATATAATCCCTTTTGTATTAAAATACACAGTACAGGAGCGTTCCCGAATAAAAGATATCCCAGGGTAATATGGACCGGCATTGAAGATACGGAAATACTGAAAAGGCTCGTCAATGACATTGATCACTGTATGTCACTTATCGGTTATAAGAGAGAGGGCAGGGAATATACGCCGCATTTGACGCTCGGAAGGGTTCGTGCACAGAGGGGCATCATCAATGTTCTGAGCGAACTTGACAATTACCGCAATAAGGAATTCGGTACATTTTCCGTGGAAAGCGTTATACTTATGAAAAGTGAGTTGAAACCAAAAGGAGCTGAATACAGTTCTCTTGCTGATATCAGTCTCGGAATGAGTAACCATTTATAA
- a CDS encoding PA2779 family protein, with protein sequence MKIPFMKQISWYLVVAMVVIAIAPRVEAGLAPSEIIALSKADRAADLEKIQKILEVKAVSQRLMQYGLTHEEIQLRLSQLSDQQIHQIALQLDDLKVGQDDALGLIIALLVITILVIIILKLTGHKVIIT encoded by the coding sequence TTGAAGATTCCGTTCATGAAACAGATTTCCTGGTATCTTGTTGTCGCAATGGTTGTCATCGCGATTGCCCCAAGGGTGGAAGCGGGGCTTGCGCCTTCAGAGATAATAGCTCTTTCAAAAGCGGATCGCGCTGCTGACCTTGAAAAGATTCAGAAGATCCTTGAGGTTAAGGCCGTGAGTCAGAGACTGATGCAGTACGGGCTTACACACGAGGAGATTCAGTTAAGACTTTCACAGCTCAGCGACCAGCAGATTCATCAGATAGCCCTCCAGCTGGATGACCTGAAGGTTGGACAGGATGATGCCCTTGGTCTTATCATCGCTCTTCTTGTCATTACGATATTGGTGATTATTATTCTGAAACTCACGGGTCATAAGGTCATCATTACGTAA
- a CDS encoding phosphatidylglycerophosphatase A, whose amino-acid sequence MNTVCKYIATLGFIGYIPFAPGTFGTFAAFLFYVLIRPSVTLHIFVLSVIIPLGILTSHRAEHALNQKDSRHIVIDEFCGFLLAVLFIPFSMHYAVSAFFLFRVFDILKPFPIKRLESFFRGGVGIMADDALAALYANAVLQTWKMLF is encoded by the coding sequence ATGAATACCGTTTGCAAATATATTGCCACTCTCGGTTTTATTGGGTATATCCCCTTTGCTCCCGGCACTTTCGGGACCTTCGCAGCCTTTCTTTTCTATGTTCTTATCAGACCTTCTGTTACCCTGCATATCTTCGTTTTATCAGTAATAATTCCACTTGGCATCCTTACGTCACATCGCGCTGAACATGCCCTAAATCAGAAGGACAGCAGACATATCGTAATTGACGAATTCTGCGGGTTCCTTCTGGCAGTCCTTTTCATTCCATTTAGCATGCACTACGCTGTTTCAGCTTTTTTTTTATTCAGAGTTTTCGATATACTAAAACCGTTTCCTATAAAACGGCTTGAATCCTTCTTCCGGGGCGGGGTTGGCATCATGGCAGATGATGCATTGGCTGCCTTGTATGCGAATGCTGTTTTGCAGACCTGGAAAATGCTTTTCTGA
- a CDS encoding MlaD family protein — protein MKKISTELKVGLFAIFVVAILAFMTFKIGDIDWMKKEGYVVNVYFKNIAGLDEKTKVKVAGVNAGVIEKIELDKGKAKLTVRMDSDVNLYSDASASIKAAGLLGDKYLEIKTGTQKPLLTNGDTLNNVIEIVDLDDLTRNLTAVSENINTLAQSLNESFATEEGKDAIKQAVLNLKDITVSMKETIAVNDQKLRTTLDNINNLASSVNDLVEKNSEKVTSAVSNIKDFSETLKEDGPQFVESLNKAANDLRAMVEENRPTIKSATDSIDNIAKKIEKGEGSLGKLIKDDRLYESINKAAEGIDRTIGAVERFRTFITFQSEYLTKPKEGKGYFYLTLQPKPDKYYILGVVTDPIGKVTSKEIVRVEDGVTTRIEQEKTEKKIEFTAQFAKRFDDLALRIGMTENTFGAGADYFFMNDKGKIVADIWDFSNDEDGAKNPHVRIGVDYFFFKNLFLTAGADNIFNKKWRGGYAGVGVRFEDEDIKYLFGTLPSISAK, from the coding sequence ATGAAAAAGATTTCAACAGAACTTAAAGTCGGATTATTTGCTATTTTTGTCGTGGCGATACTGGCATTTATGACTTTCAAGATAGGTGACATCGACTGGATGAAAAAAGAAGGGTATGTCGTAAATGTCTACTTCAAGAATATTGCGGGACTTGATGAGAAAACCAAGGTTAAGGTTGCGGGTGTAAATGCAGGAGTCATCGAGAAAATAGAACTTGACAAGGGCAAAGCCAAACTGACCGTCAGGATGGACAGTGATGTCAATCTTTACAGCGATGCAAGCGCTTCAATTAAGGCAGCAGGGCTTCTGGGAGATAAATATCTCGAGATTAAAACCGGAACTCAAAAACCCTTGCTGACAAACGGAGATACGCTGAATAATGTCATCGAGATCGTAGACCTCGACGATCTGACGCGCAATCTAACCGCTGTCTCGGAAAATATCAATACACTCGCCCAGTCGCTGAATGAGTCTTTTGCTACCGAGGAAGGAAAGGATGCAATAAAGCAAGCCGTCCTCAATCTGAAAGATATCACTGTCAGCATGAAGGAAACGATCGCGGTGAATGATCAGAAGCTGAGAACAACGCTCGACAATATCAACAATCTTGCCTCATCAGTCAATGATCTCGTGGAGAAGAACAGTGAAAAAGTTACGTCTGCTGTCAGCAATATAAAGGATTTCTCGGAAACGCTGAAAGAAGATGGCCCACAGTTCGTCGAAAGCCTGAATAAAGCTGCAAATGACCTCAGGGCGATGGTCGAGGAAAATCGTCCTACAATAAAGAGCGCTACAGATTCCATCGACAATATCGCAAAAAAGATAGAAAAAGGCGAAGGGTCTCTTGGAAAACTGATTAAGGATGACCGCCTGTACGAATCAATAAACAAGGCTGCGGAAGGGATAGACAGAACGATTGGTGCGGTTGAGCGTTTCAGGACATTTATTACCTTCCAGTCTGAGTATCTCACGAAACCAAAGGAAGGAAAAGGATATTTTTATCTCACGCTTCAGCCAAAGCCTGACAAGTACTATATCCTTGGTGTCGTAACAGACCCTATTGGCAAGGTTACCTCAAAAGAGATCGTGCGTGTTGAGGACGGGGTAACAACACGAATTGAACAGGAAAAGACGGAGAAGAAGATCGAATTCACTGCGCAATTTGCCAAGAGGTTCGATGACCTTGCGCTGAGGATAGGCATGACAGAGAACACTTTCGGGGCTGGAGCAGATTATTTCTTCATGAATGACAAAGGGAAAATTGTCGCAGACATCTGGGATTTCTCAAACGATGAGGACGGGGCAAAAAATCCCCATGTCAGAATCGGGGTTGACTACTTCTTTTTCAAGAACCTGTTTCTGACAGCCGGAGCGGATAATATTTTCAACAAGAAATGGCGGGGAGGGTATGCAGGTGTTGGTGTGAGGTTCGAGGATGAGGACATTAAATATCTTTTCGGGACGCTGCCGAGCATTTCTGCAAAGTAA
- a CDS encoding OsmC family protein, producing the protein MLKARINYVEGLQFVGTSSSGHALVMDGDPTVGGQNSGPRPMELLLLGIGGCSGMDVISILKKKKQDVTGIEIAVKGEKAEDYPKKFTDITLEFAVRGRNISEEAVKRAVELSMNKYCSVKATLEGTAKIKFSYTIIQE; encoded by the coding sequence ATGTTAAAGGCAAGAATAAACTATGTAGAAGGTCTTCAGTTTGTAGGAACTTCTTCGTCAGGACATGCTCTTGTAATGGATGGAGACCCCACCGTAGGTGGACAGAATTCCGGTCCAAGGCCGATGGAGCTTCTTCTGCTTGGCATAGGCGGGTGCTCCGGCATGGATGTGATTTCCATTCTGAAAAAAAAGAAACAGGATGTGACAGGAATCGAAATTGCTGTAAAGGGGGAAAAAGCTGAAGATTATCCCAAAAAATTTACCGACATAACCCTGGAATTTGCAGTAAGGGGAAGAAATATATCTGAAGAAGCGGTCAAACGGGCAGTCGAATTGTCCATGAATAAATACTGTTCCGTAAAAGCAACGCTTGAAGGAACTGCCAAAATAAAATTTTCGTACACAATAATTCAGGAATAA
- the alr gene encoding alanine racemase: MTRGPIAEVDLSAIAHNLQAIRKIVKNRPVIAVVKADAYGHGAVEVSKRLLKEGVTCLAVAFTGEARELRDAGISIPVIVLFDRNDINAFFEFHLIPVISDVETALSLSNEAKRRNTAINVHIKIDTGMGRLGLHGKKVTENILNIASMPGIQVEGLLSHFSEADLADRSFADQQITLFRQVLESVSRKIKGKICAHIANSAAVMTLEESHFDAVRPGLMLYGYSPLKAYRFGSPENLPHVSELFPALVVKAKILSIRNVPSGTPISYGRTFVTKRQSRIGVVSIGYADGYSRLFSNNAEMLVLGKKAPVAGRVCMDLTMIDLTDIPEAQENDDAVIIGRQGSQSITADELAEKANTISYEILTSLGSRSRKVHAENH; this comes from the coding sequence GTGACTAGAGGCCCTATCGCAGAGGTTGATCTGTCTGCTATAGCGCATAACCTTCAAGCAATACGAAAAATTGTAAAAAACCGGCCTGTTATCGCCGTTGTCAAGGCTGACGCGTATGGACACGGCGCGGTAGAAGTTTCAAAAAGACTGCTCAAAGAAGGAGTCACTTGCCTTGCTGTAGCATTTACCGGAGAAGCGAGAGAATTGAGGGATGCGGGTATCAGCATTCCGGTGATAGTGCTGTTCGACAGGAATGATATAAACGCGTTCTTTGAATTTCATCTGATACCGGTTATTTCTGATGTAGAGACTGCGCTGTCTCTGTCAAATGAGGCAAAAAGAAGAAACACGGCCATAAATGTCCATATAAAAATCGATACCGGCATGGGAAGGCTCGGATTACACGGGAAGAAAGTCACTGAAAATATTTTGAATATCGCGTCAATGCCGGGCATTCAGGTTGAGGGATTGCTGAGCCATTTCTCTGAAGCTGATCTTGCTGACAGATCATTTGCAGACCAGCAGATTACCCTTTTCAGGCAGGTGCTCGAGTCTGTATCCAGAAAAATAAAAGGAAAAATATGTGCACATATAGCCAACAGCGCGGCAGTCATGACCCTGGAAGAGTCACATTTCGACGCAGTCAGGCCCGGCCTAATGCTTTACGGCTATTCTCCTTTAAAGGCTTATAGATTCGGTTCACCAGAAAACCTTCCTCACGTATCAGAACTTTTTCCTGCGTTGGTTGTGAAGGCAAAAATACTCTCTATAAGAAATGTACCCTCTGGAACCCCGATAAGCTACGGAAGGACTTTTGTGACGAAAAGGCAGAGCAGGATAGGGGTTGTTTCAATAGGCTATGCTGACGGATACAGCAGGCTTTTTTCTAATAATGCAGAAATGCTTGTTCTCGGAAAAAAGGCGCCGGTCGCCGGAAGGGTCTGCATGGATCTCACCATGATCGATCTTACGGATATACCGGAGGCACAGGAAAACGATGATGCTGTTATCATCGGACGGCAGGGAAGCCAGTCAATCACCGCGGATGAACTTGCCGAAAAAGCCAATACTATATCCTATGAAATTCTTACGTCTCTGGGAAGCCGTTCCCGTAAAGTCCATGCTGAGAATCATTGA
- a CDS encoding ABC transporter permease, translating to MKFLRLWEAVPVKSMLRIIELIGSTVIRFAEELGKILILLFLSLQQLFLPPYEVRNTFKQMLEIGVRSLPVVLITAIFTGMVFALQTFTGFKRFGAEAVVGTVVALSMTRELGPVLTGLIVAGRAGAAMAAELGTMRVTEQIDALETLATNPIKYLIIPRFIAGILMMPALAAVADITGIIGGYFVTVGLFDTSSIVYWKRTWDYLEVSDILNGMIKAGFFGASISLISCYKGFYTRGGAEGVGKATTGAVVLSSMTILISDYFLSAWLFN from the coding sequence ATGAAATTCTTACGTCTCTGGGAAGCCGTTCCCGTAAAGTCCATGCTGAGAATCATTGAACTCATAGGAAGCACTGTAATACGTTTTGCCGAAGAACTTGGAAAGATCCTGATCCTTCTTTTCTTGTCCCTGCAACAGCTTTTCCTGCCACCCTATGAGGTAAGGAATACCTTCAAGCAGATGCTCGAAATCGGGGTGCGTTCCCTGCCAGTCGTACTCATAACCGCAATATTTACCGGTATGGTCTTTGCCCTCCAGACGTTTACCGGGTTCAAAAGATTCGGTGCCGAAGCGGTTGTTGGTACTGTTGTTGCTCTTTCCATGACAAGGGAACTGGGACCGGTTCTCACAGGCCTTATTGTCGCCGGAAGGGCAGGCGCCGCCATGGCTGCAGAATTGGGCACCATGAGAGTCACGGAACAGATTGATGCACTCGAGACACTCGCGACAAATCCGATTAAGTACCTGATAATTCCGAGGTTCATTGCAGGGATTCTGATGATGCCTGCGCTTGCTGCAGTTGCAGACATTACCGGTATAATAGGCGGTTATTTTGTTACGGTAGGATTGTTTGATACGAGCTCGATAGTCTACTGGAAAAGAACGTGGGATTATCTGGAAGTCAGTGATATCCTTAACGGCATGATAAAGGCAGGTTTTTTTGGAGCCAGCATCTCACTGATAAGCTGTTACAAGGGATTCTATACAAGAGGAGGCGCCGAGGGTGTCGGGAAGGCAACGACAGGCGCAGTTGTATTGTCGTCAATGACAATACTCATATCCGACTATTTTCTGTCAGCATGGTTATTCAATTAA
- a CDS encoding C39 family peptidase: protein MHIIENMPFHPQESYQCGPAALSMVLNYWGIAVSPEEIAKEIFSETARGTLNIDMLLFSQRKGMFAVQYRGSIDDLKKNIRSGYPVVVLVDYGFSLYKKHHYMVVYGYGENGLIINSGRSEKRYMKQETFLNLWEKAEYWTLLVIPEEGR from the coding sequence ATGCACATAATAGAAAACATGCCTTTTCATCCTCAGGAATCATATCAGTGCGGTCCCGCAGCACTTTCCATGGTCCTGAACTACTGGGGAATTGCAGTCTCTCCTGAAGAAATAGCAAAAGAAATCTTCAGTGAAACTGCACGAGGAACTCTGAATATTGACATGCTTCTTTTTTCCCAAAGGAAAGGAATGTTTGCAGTCCAGTACAGGGGGAGCATTGATGATCTGAAAAAAAACATACGGTCCGGATATCCTGTTGTCGTTCTGGTGGATTACGGCTTTTCCCTCTATAAAAAACATCATTACATGGTTGTTTACGGATATGGTGAGAATGGATTGATAATAAATTCAGGAAGAAGCGAGAAGCGGTATATGAAGCAGGAAACTTTTTTGAATCTTTGGGAAAAAGCAGAATACTGGACACTCCTCGTCATACCGGAAGAAGGCCGATGA
- the tatA gene encoding twin-arginine translocase TatA/TatE family subunit yields MFGLGTQELIIVLIIIVVLFGATRLPQIGSGIGQAIKNFKKSVSEGEEIDVTPEKDNKQETKKEKIKEGD; encoded by the coding sequence ATGTTTGGTTTAGGCACGCAGGAGCTGATCATCGTTCTGATAATCATTGTTGTTCTTTTCGGCGCTACAAGGCTTCCGCAGATAGGTAGCGGTATCGGACAGGCGATCAAGAATTTCAAGAAGAGCGTTAGTGAAGGTGAAGAGATCGATGTAACACCCGAAAAAGACAATAAACAGGAAACGAAAAAAGAAAAAATAAAAGAAGGTGACTAG
- a CDS encoding molybdenum cofactor guanylyltransferase, translated as MDAVILAGGENTRIPVIKGFLEINSRKIIESNVECMRKVFDRVIISTNTPELFFYLGTPMIGDVLPHRGPMTGIFSVLSVPDVSEVFISACDMPYINVILVQYMKEKWSRGWDAAVPVFERKPQPLFAIYSKKIAERMEEKIRKNRKCLKRFLSEINVLYFKEEDVRNLDPEGRSFVNINTMEDFHREGGKTCLV; from the coding sequence ATGGATGCGGTCATTTTAGCCGGAGGAGAAAATACACGGATACCTGTCATTAAGGGATTCCTTGAAATAAACAGCAGAAAGATCATCGAATCGAATGTTGAATGCATGAGGAAGGTCTTTGATCGGGTCATTATCAGTACCAATACACCGGAGCTTTTTTTTTATCTCGGAACACCAATGATAGGAGATGTCCTTCCGCATCGCGGGCCAATGACAGGAATCTTTTCTGTATTATCTGTTCCCGATGTCTCCGAGGTATTCATTTCAGCATGTGACATGCCTTATATTAATGTTATACTGGTACAATATATGAAAGAGAAATGGTCTCGCGGATGGGATGCAGCAGTCCCTGTTTTCGAGAGAAAACCGCAGCCGCTTTTCGCCATATATTCGAAAAAGATCGCGGAAAGAATGGAAGAAAAAATACGAAAAAACAGAAAATGCCTTAAAAGATTCCTCTCGGAAATTAATGTGCTCTATTTCAAGGAGGAAGATGTAAGAAATCTGGATCCCGAAGGACGTTCATTTGTTAATATTAATACCATGGAAGATTTCCATAGAGAGGGGGGTAAGACATGTTTGGTTTAG